From Quercus lobata isolate SW786 unplaced genomic scaffold, ValleyOak3.0 Primary Assembly Scq3eQI_1865, whole genome shotgun sequence, a single genomic window includes:
- the LOC115973084 gene encoding ubiquitin carboxyl-terminal hydrolase 17-like, translated as MLVSGILGFEIVLLTLIFFVGVLIRHKWKDAEAKKEEIMRLVAMASEEAAMAEVQATVQYGPVSVVGQYQCAVCYSPTTMRCSQCKLARYCSGKCQILHWRQGHKDECCPPIATIPFEEEGDFDGKSILEKQSEINDTKGPHSGFASPSASLSAGSSPSRAGSKRSIDSSQVIRSGTNDELEKPLSDDVATDMVGTTVSSNEMELTKVLSTRSTNVVNYVDSISCASKSSKKISGHIDESADFKSHFSKPAPVITNDVKPKNFGNSKPTTGSTSAGKLAADASKFRCSPSGSDSVADDGKDDSELFKRKEVKSLSSNAPNDRPSSAIGGQSISHPKSAKIEAYHALPAKVGSIPSLPQNVRNGLKTSVRKVVQQFKASKESKPNLLDHGNEIGGKNNCKIVFPYELFTKLYCDDKVELRPFGLTNCGNSCYANAVLQCLAYTRPLTTYLLQGLHSKSCRKKGWCFICEFECLIQKAKEGYSPLSPIGILSKIHKIGSHLGHGREEDAHEFLRYAVDTMQSVCLKGAGAEGPVAQETTLVGLTFGGYLRSKIKCMKCFAKSEQYERMMDLTVEIDGDIGTLEEALAQFTATEILDRENKYYCGRCKSYERAKKKLTILEAPNILTIVLKRFRSGNFEKLNKSIQFPEVLNMAPYISGINDNSPLYSLYAVVVHLDIMDAAYSGHYVCYVKNFNGEWFRIDDSTVEPVELERVLLEGAYMLLYARRYPRVCKGRSLKTQSVTHQKPARHNNQSFQPDDWRIHSMQRISAIDSSSESSSLFSCSDASSCSTASIKDSASTGDLSDYIFGEVGPSWYNNYGLSSDSVPSSSYEDFDADPEVDNYDWRQASRRNGLNGDGNSAILYTDTTRHRRKSCSQLGCSSTSRDTDFGQFAFANPSVVNSGVPLRRASGDRSAQTFY; from the exons ATGCTGGTCTCCGGAATCTTAGGGTTTGAGATCGTGCTCTTAACCCTAATCTTCTTTGTCGGTGTGCTGATTCGCCACAAGTGGAAGGATGCGGAAGCGAAGAAGGAGGAGATCATGAGGCTTGTGGCTATGGCCTCCGAAGAGGCCGCCATGGCCGAGGTCCAAGCTACTGTTCAGTACGGACCCGTTTCAGTCGTAGGGCAATACCAGTGTGCTGTGTGCTATAGTCCCACCACTATGCGCTGCTCTCAGTGCAAGCTCGCTAGATACTG tTCTGGCAAGTGCCAGATTTTGCACTGGAGACAAGGTCACAAAGATGAATGTTGTCCTCCAATTGCCACCATACCGTTTGAAGAGGAAGGTGACTTTGATGGGAAATCAATATTGGAAAAACAGTCTGAAATTAATG ATACCAAAGGACCACATTCTGGTTTCGCGTCTCCTAGTGCTTCATTGTCTGCTGGCTCCTCTCCATCTCGTGCTGGAAGTAAACGATCTATAGATTCCAGTCAGGTCATTAGGTCTGGCACTAATGATGAATTAGAGAAACCTCTTTCTGATGATGTTGCCACTGATATGGTTGGTACAACTGTTAGTTCTAATGAGATGGAACTAACTAAGGTGCTATCCACACGGTCTACTAATGTGGTAAATTATGTAGATAGTATTTCTTGTGCAAGTAAATCAAGTAAGAAGATATCTGGTCATATTGATGAAAGCGCTGACTTCAAATCACATTTTTCTAAGCCTGCTCCAGTTATAACTAATGATGTTAAGCCAAAAAATTTTGGCAATAGTAAGCCCACCACAGGATCCACTTCGGCTGGAAAATTAGCTGCAGATGCTTCTAAATTTAGGTGCTCACCATCGGGGTCGGATTCTGTAGCTGATGATGGGAAAGATGATTCTGAATTATTTAAGCGTAAAGAAGTGAAGTCTTTGTCTTCTAATGCTCCTAATGATCGTCCATCTTCAGCCATTGGAGGACAGTCAATTTCCCATCCCAAGTCTGCAAAAATTGAAGCTTATCATGCCTTACCTGCAAAAGTTGGTAGCATCCCAAGCTTGCCACAGAATGTTCGTAATGGCTTGAAAACATCTGTGCGAAAAGTTGTACAGCAGTTTAAAGCCTCCAAAGAGTCAAAGCCTAATCTTTTAGATCATGGCAACGAGATTGGTGGAAAGAACAATTGCAAG ATAGTCTTTCCATACGAACTTTTCACGAAACTTTACTGTGATGATAAGGTGGAACTACGTCCATTCGGCCTTACAAATTGTGGGAACAG cTGTTATGCTAATGCTGTGCTCCAATGCTTGGCATATACTCGGCCTCTTACTACTTATCTTCTTCAAGGGCTTCATTCTAAATCAT GCCGAAAGAAGGGATGGTGTTTTATTTGTGAGTTTGAATGTCTAATTCAGAAGGCAAAAGAAGGCTATTCCCCGTTGTCTCCCATTGGGATACTAtccaaaatacataaaattggAAGTCATCTTGGACATGGGAGGGAAGAAGATGCCCATGAATTTTTGAG GTATGCTGTTGATACAATGCAATCTGTCTGCCTTAAGGGAGCTGGGGCTGAGGGTCCAGTGGCACAAGAAACAACTTTAGTTGGCCTGACTTTTGGGGGTTACCTTCGATCTAAG ATAAAGTGCATGAAGTGCTTTGCCAAATCTGAGCAATATGAGCGGATGATGGATCTTACTGTTGAGATAGATGGGGACATTGGAACTCTTGAAGAGGCTCTTGCTCAATTTACAGCTACTGAAATCTTGGACCGAGAGAACAAGTACTATTGCGGCAG ATGTAAATCTTATGAGAGGGCCAAAAAGAAGTTGACAATATTGGAGGCGCCAAATATTTTAACGATTGTGTTGAAGCGATTTCGA TCTGGTAACTTTGAGAAGTTAAACAAATCAATTCAGTTTCCTGAGGTCCTCAACATGGCCCCGTATATAAGTGGAATAAATGATAATTCTCCTTTGTACAGTCTTTATGCAGTAGTGGTTCATTTGGATATCATGGATGCTGCATATTCGGGTCACTATGTGTGTTATGTAAAGAATTTCAATGGGGAGTGGTTCAGGATAGATGATAGCACA GTGGAACCTGTGGAATTGGAGAGGGTCTTGTTAGAGGGGGCGTACATGCTTCTCTACGCTAG GCGCTATCCACGAGTGTGTAAAGGCAGAAGTTTAAAGACACAGTCGGTAACACATCAGAAGCCTGCGAGACACAACAATCAATCATTCCAACCAGACGATTGGAGAATCCATTCGATGCAAAGAATTTCTGCTATTGATTCATCGAGCGAGAGTTCCTCCCTTTTCAGCTGCTCAGACGCAAGCTCTTGCAGCACAGCAAGCATCAAAGACTCTGCCAGCACAGGAGACTTGTCTGATTACATATTTGGTGAAGTGGGACCCAGTTGGTATAACAACTATGGGCTCTCATCAGACTCGGTTCCATCTTCCTCCTATGAAGACTTCGATGCAGATCCAGAAGTGGACAATTACGATTGGAGGCAAGCATCCCGACGGAACGGCTTGAATGGGGATGGAAACTCTGCAATTTTGTATACTGACACAACTAGACACCGTAGAAAGTCTTGCAGCCAGTTAGGTTGTAGTAGTACTAGTAGGGACACTGACTTTGGGCAATTTGCCTTTGCTAACCCTTCTGTTGTAAATTCTGGTGTACCATTGAGAAGAGCAAGTGGTGATAGATCAGCTCAAACGTTTTATTGA
- the LOC115973076 gene encoding uncharacterized protein LOC115973076 isoform X1 encodes MPLLSISSITAPSYYYQYQKLNHRISASLVALVGAKRAMVTASSSSKGAGAFTTIKERVSFEKEIKKSKFIAIAGPISDEQSAFSFLSQVRDPRATHNCWAYKVGDQYRSNDDGEPSGTAGKPIHSAILSSEIDRVMVVVIRYFGGIKLGTGGLVRAYGGVTSECLRNAPTCVVKSKVPMGVEVPFDLLGILYHQTSNRIMILVKMASAWSLSKLILTGLRSWRRLSKPIVAEIWCFINTERLGHVLYVGADIVNIIEPVIKAALSGAGMFNPFSPALLQ; translated from the exons ATGCCACTACTATCAATTTCATCAATAACAGCACCCAGTTATTATTACCAGTACCAGAAGTTAAACCACCGTATCTCCGCCTCACTGGTGGCTCTGGTCGGAGCAAAGAGAGCGATGGTGACTGCGAGCAGTAGTAGCAAGGGTGCAGGTGCGTTCACGACCATCAAAGAGAGAGTAAGCTTCGAGAAGGAAATAAAGAAGAGCAAATTCATCGCCATCGCTGGCCCTATCTCCGACGAGCAATCCGCCTTCTCTTTCCTTTCCCAG GTCCGAGATCCTCGTGCTACTCACAACTGCTGGGCGTACAAG GTTGGAGATCAATATCGGTCTAATGATGATGGTGAACCGTCAGGTACAGCTGGCAAGCCAATACATTCTGCTATTCTTTCTTCCGAAATAGATAGAGTTATGGTGGTTGTGATCAG GTATTTTGGAGGCATCAAACTAGGCACTGGAGGATTGGTCAGGGCCTATGGAGGAGTTACATCAGAGTGCCTAAGAAATGCCCCAACTTGTGTTGTGAAATCTAAG GTTCCAATGGGTGTGGAGGTTCCATTTGATCTTTTGGGCATTCTATACCATCAG ACATCAAACAGGATTATGATACTGGTAAAGATGGCATCAGCATGGTCACTTTCAAAGTTGATTTTGACCGGGCTGAGAAGTTGGAGGAGGCTGTCAAAGCCAATTGTAGCCGAGATTTGGTGTTTTATAAACACTGAGAGACTTGGCCATGTCTTATATGTGGGTGCGGACATTGTGAACATTATTGAACCTGTCATCAAGGCAGCACTTTCAGGAGCTGGTATGTTCAACCCTTTTTCTCCTGCCTTGCTCCAATGA
- the LOC115973076 gene encoding uncharacterized protein LOC115973076 isoform X2, with product MPLLSISSITAPSYYYQYQKLNHRISASLVALVGAKRAMVTASSSSKGAGAFTTIKERVSFEKEIKKSKFIAIAGPISDEQSAFSFLSQVRDPRATHNCWAYKVGDQYRSNDDGEPSGTAGKPIHSAILSSEIDRVMVVVIRYFGGIKLGTGGLVRAYGGVTSECLRNAPTCVVKSKVPMGVEVPFDLLGILYHQLQSFQIEDIKQDYDTGKDGISMVTFKVDFDRAEKLEEAVKANCSRDLVFYKH from the exons ATGCCACTACTATCAATTTCATCAATAACAGCACCCAGTTATTATTACCAGTACCAGAAGTTAAACCACCGTATCTCCGCCTCACTGGTGGCTCTGGTCGGAGCAAAGAGAGCGATGGTGACTGCGAGCAGTAGTAGCAAGGGTGCAGGTGCGTTCACGACCATCAAAGAGAGAGTAAGCTTCGAGAAGGAAATAAAGAAGAGCAAATTCATCGCCATCGCTGGCCCTATCTCCGACGAGCAATCCGCCTTCTCTTTCCTTTCCCAG GTCCGAGATCCTCGTGCTACTCACAACTGCTGGGCGTACAAG GTTGGAGATCAATATCGGTCTAATGATGATGGTGAACCGTCAGGTACAGCTGGCAAGCCAATACATTCTGCTATTCTTTCTTCCGAAATAGATAGAGTTATGGTGGTTGTGATCAG GTATTTTGGAGGCATCAAACTAGGCACTGGAGGATTGGTCAGGGCCTATGGAGGAGTTACATCAGAGTGCCTAAGAAATGCCCCAACTTGTGTTGTGAAATCTAAG GTTCCAATGGGTGTGGAGGTTCCATTTGATCTTTTGGGCATTCTATACCATCAG TTACAATCTTTTCAAATTGAAGACATCAAACAGGATTATGATACTGGTAAAGATGGCATCAGCATGGTCACTTTCAAAGTTGATTTTGACCGGGCTGAGAAGTTGGAGGAGGCTGTCAAAGCCAATTGTAGCCGAGATTTGGTGTTTTATAAACACTGA